A segment of the Syntrophorhabdaceae bacterium genome:
CAAAAGACCTCTATGATACCGGGTACAAATGGTTTGGCCGTTTACCAGGTGGGCTTGCCATTTCCACTGTATTTGCCTGTGCGGGTTTTGCAGCCTGCACGGGTTCGAGTGTGGGGATGGTGGCAGCTATGTCAAAGATTGCCCTCCCGGAGATGGACCGTTATGGGTACAGGAGGGATTTAAGCCTTGGTTCAATAGCCGGTGCGGGGACTTTGGGTATACTCATACCGCCCAGCATCATCGCTGTTATCTATGCGATTATCACTGAAGTTTCGGTAGGGAAGGTGCTCATTGCCGGCTTTATTCCAGGCATACTGAACGCCCTTGGATTTGTTATCATGATATTATTGAGGACATCAATAAACCCGAGTCTTGGGCCGAGGGCACACGGAATAACATGGAAGGATTCTTTTCGTTCTTTGAAGGGGATTTGGGGCACAGTAGTGCTTTTTGGTACCTTTATGGGCGTGATCTATACGGGTATTACCACACCTACCGAGGCGGGTGCGATAGGTTGTCTTTGTGCAATGTTCCTCGCCCTTGTGACAGGAAACTTTAATTGGCCAAATATCAAGTCTGCCCTCTTTGATACTATAAAAACAGGAACAATGATTTTAACTATAGCTATCGGTGCGCAGATTTTTACCCTCTTTCTCACAAGGGCAGGGTTCGCAGACCGTTTTGTCGGCCTGGCACTTAATCTGGATGTTTCAGCTACAACCATGGTGATTCTTTTCTTACTCATGTACATACCCCTGGGGATGTTCTTTGAGCCAATGAGTATGCTTCTTCTTACCCTGCCGATTACTTACCCGGTGTTAGAGAAAATGGGTGTTGATGGGGTATGGTATGGCATACTTGTCATTATTATGGTCGAACTTAGTCTGATTACACCACCGGTCGGACTGAATGTGTATGTGTTGAAGGCGGCTGTTCCTGAGATTGATCTCATGCTGATTTTCCGAAGCGTTTTCTGGTTCGCTATAGTGGAACTCCTGCTTATTGCATTGTTAATAGCATTTCCCGACCTTGTGCTCTTCGTACCTCGTCTGATGGCACGATAAAAGGCATTTGATTGCCAATCCTTTGATGTTGAGAAATGAAGGAGGACTAAAAATGGTGCAAACCAGTAAAGCAGACGTTGTAAAAAAAACAATGTGCGGGATGTGTTCAAAATCCTGTGGTATTGATGTCTATTTGAGAAATGGAAAGATTGTCGATGTAAGAGGCATGAAAGAACATCTTACGACCCACGGTGTGGTGTGCGCGAAAGCAAGGTTTGCCGGGGAGCTGGAAGTTAGCAAAGATCGTCTGACGACCCCTCTTTTGAGACAGGGTAATACGTGGAAAAAGATCTCATGGGCCGAAGCGCTTGACACTGCCGCAAAAAAACTTAGTGATATCAAATCTAACTGGGGGCCTGAGGCCCTTGCTGTCTACCTGGGAAACTCTGTGGGGTTGCGTGATGCGAAACGTTTTGCCATGAGGTTCTGCGATGTCTATGGCACGCCGAACTATTCCTCCGTAGATTCCCTCTGCCACTGGTCAAGAGCTATGGCTACAGATTATACCGTTGGCGGCTATCCGGTTCCCGATGAGGCCAATTCAAAATGTATTATGGTATGGGGGACAAACCCATTCGATTCCAGTGTGCCTGAGTATAATGATATTATTACCGCAATGAAGAAAGGCACCAAGCTGATCGTGGTTGACCCTCGTTGCATTCCCTTGGCAAGAAAGGCGGATGTCTATGTGCCCATAAGGCCTCAGACAGACTGTGCGTTAGCCCTCGGGATGATAGGGATCATCATCGATGAGAATCTCTATGATAAAGAGTTCGTTGATCAATGGACGATAGGGTTTGAACAGCTTAAAGAACGGGTAAAGGATTATCCCCCTGAAAAAGTTGCTCAAATCTGCGGGGTGTCAGTGGATGTGATCTATAATGCAGCGAGGACCTATGCTCAGAACCGGCCTGCGTGTATCCCACAGCATATTGCAATAGATCACGGCATCAATGGGTTTCAAACAATACGCGCCATTTATACCCTTGCGTCTATAACGGGGAATATCGACGTAACCGGCGGCGACAAACTGCCGCCGTTATACAAAACGAACAATACAAGGGCCATACAAGAGATGAGCCCTAAAACTATTGGAATCGAAAAATACCCCGCGTTTGTCAAGTTCACTAACCAGGCCCAGGGCATGGAATTTGCGAACACTCTGCTCTCCGGCAAACCATACCCGATCAAGGCCATGATACTGAACGGCTCCAACCCGTTACTTACATGGCCAGAAACTGCCAAAACAGAAGAAGCGCTCCAGAAGCTCGATTTTCTTGTGGTAGTGGACCTCTTTATGACCAAAGCTGCAAAAATGGCCGATCTTGTGTTTCCTGCATCGACCTTTATGGAACGGACGGAATTATGCGATTATGGATACGTTCAGGGAATTCCAATACTTGCCATGAGAAATAAGATCTTTGAGCCGCTTCCTGACACCTATCCGGACTGGAAATTCTGGTTGGAGCTGGCGAAGGCAATGGGCTACAAAGAGCATTTTCCCTGGGAGGACAATGAAGAGATGATCGACTTTGTTCTCCAACCTTCAGGTATTACCGTAGCTCAATTAAAAGAAAATCCCGCCGGTATATTTTATGCGCAGAATACAACACAACGCTACCTTGACCAGGGGTTCAATACCCCCTCCGGCAAAGTCGAACTTTACTCTGAGCGGCTCGCACAGTATGGTTATGATCCATTGCCAGACCATAAAGAACCCTTGGAGAGCCCCTTGAGCAATCCTGAATTGTCTAAGGCATATCCTCTCTGCCTTCTTACCGGCGTCAGAATTGTATACTACTGGCAGTCTTCCTTTCGAAGTCTGCCGGGACCGGCAAAGCTTTACCCGGAACCTCTCGTAGAGATGAATGACGGTACGGCACAAAGACTGGGTATAAAAGAAGGTGATGAGGTCAACGTTGAAACACTGAGAGGATCAATTATGATTAAAGCCACAATCAACAAGCATATCCGCCCCGATGTAGTTTCCATACCGCTGGGGTGGGAAAAGTCAAATGTGAATACGTTGACCAGCTACGAAGGAAGGGACCCGATTACGGGGTACCCTGCCTTTAAATCACTTCTTTGCAGGATAAGCAAGGTAAAAGCAGAGGGATAAAGGAGGGCCTCTACCCGGGCCGCTCTCAGGGTAGTCTTCTGAACGGGGGATATTATGGTATACGAGGGATCCGACACATTTGATGTCAACGCGATGACAAAGGATTTTCTTGATCAACTTCCTGTAGCGTTGACCGTTTTTGATGCTGACGATCGTATTGTGTACTACAATGCCTATGCGGGTGAGCTTCTGAACAGAAAACCGGAGTATATCGGCCGGGATGTCCATCTCTGCCATACGACACCGGATAGCAAGGCCCGCCTTGCCGAGATACTGGACGACATCAAAAGCGGCAGGTCAAAGCAGATCCGATATGAGGCGAATCCATACGGCACGCCCTTAATAGTAACCGTGGCGCCCCTTACGATTGACGGCCGCTTTGCCGGTTACGTGCAAGCAGTCGTGAAAAAACCTTGAAACTTTCTTGATCAGAAGTCATAATTCCGTGGAGCAGCCTACTGATAAAACTGGTGGAGCTGAAGGGGATCGAACCCTCGACCTCTTGACTGCCAGATACCAAAATAACCCACTTCAGGTGTTGCCGATTTCTCCCTTTTCGTTATGGATGCTTACATTTTTAATGGCTCTTTGAGGTGAGGTGTTGTGCATGGTTTCCGATTGCCATGTTTACTATACGAAAACTAGACAGCGGAAAGATGAAAGAGCGTAAACGATTGGTACCTTCCTGCAATCCCCAGATGTTAATTTTTTGCAATAGTGTATATTTTTATTGGCAATCACTTGCATATGTGGGATGTCAATAGATATGAAAGATGAGGATATGACAAAAAGCCAGCTTGTCAGTGAGTTGGCGGCAATGCGCAAGAAGATTGCCAAACTGGAATGACCTGCCCCCGCATTATCGTACCTTACCTTTGGTGTCCACTAAAAGCATCTTACCTCATATATGACATGCGGATCAAGACGATGGAGGAAGAGGGGACCGCGCACCTGACCCCTGAAATGGAAGAGATGTTCTGAAAGACGATGGGGAAGGATATAAAGAAGGCGTAATCGTTTGTACGTCAGTGAAGAAATTGTTGAACAACCTCTGCGATATCCCTGACCTTTATAAGATGGCCTTTGCCTTCGATCTGGAGCGCCTCCTCAAACATCAATAGACAGAAAGGACAGGAAGTGGCAACGATCTTTGGATCCAAAGCAAGGGCCTCCTGGAGTCTCATGACACTGATCCTTGAGCCGGACTCTTGTTCTTTCCACATGTGACCTCCTCCTGCTCCGCAACAAAAAGTCTTTACGTGATGTCTGGGAAACTCCAGGGGTCTTCCGAAAACCTCAGTCAGGACCTTTCTTGGCTGTTCATAGATGCCCTGATACCTCCCCAGATAACAGGGATCATGATAGATGATGTCTTCCAAAGGACGGGGCTCCTGTAACCGAACCCGGCCCTGTTCGAGAAGTTCAGAAATTAACTCGCTGTGATGGCGAACCCTGAATGCTGATCCGAAATCACGGTATTCGTTGCTTAATGTATTAAGGCAATGAGGACAGTGTGTGAGGATAAAATCGAAGGTGAATTTTGACAAAATCTCAATGTTTTCGAAGGCGAGATGTTGGAATAAGCCCTCATCGCCGATCCTTCTGGGAAAATCTCCGCAACATTTTTCCTTAGTTCCGAGAATGGCATATCTCAGACCAGAGGCCTTCAGGACAGCTATAGTGGCGTTGGCTATCTGACGGGCGCGATCATCAAAGGCAGCCGCACAGCCGAGCCAGTATATGCAGTCGTACTTTTCTCCTTCCCTGGCTTGTTCCGCGTCGATATTTTTGCCCCTGAACGTCCATTTTGCACCCCATGGGTTGAAGTCCTGGGCAACTCTTCTGAGGACTGACCGATGTCCGTTATCAAAGATGCCTTCGTAGACTAAATTTCGTCTCATGGCGGTCACGCAATCCAACGGCCGGTTGAAAACCGGGCATACGTCTACACATGCGCCACAGGTTGTACATGAAAGAAGCGTTTCCATGTCAGGCAGCAGGGGCTGTTCGCCCGAGGGGAACCGGAGCAACTTCGTGTTCGTATCGAGGATGATCTGTTTTGGAGACAACGACTTGCCTGAGAGGTATGCAGGACAGCTATCCTGACAGCGCCCGCAGTGGGCACAGGCGAACCCGTACATGAGCTGACTCCAGGTGAAATCCTCTGTCTTTGCCGTGCCGAACCGTTCTTCCCTTGAGAAGTCGACAGGCTCAATCCTGCCGGTGGGGCTGAAAGATTTGAAGAAGATATTAATAGGACTAAAAAAAGGATGTTTGTGATGAGAATGTGGCGCATAGACGATGAAGGCAAGCAGAATGAGATACTGGACCCACCAGACTATCCTGAGAAGCATAGAAAGGGTCTGCGCGCTTAGAGAAAACTCCGAAAAAACGTCGGCAAGAAACCCTGTGAGAGGGGTACGAAAATCTGCTATTCCAAGTTTGATGCGCAAGGCCTCTCCGGAGAAGTAGCAGATAAGGAGCAAAAATATGCCGCAGGCAACTGCCAGAAAGACCCCTGTATCAAAATTGGGACCAAGCCTTTTTGGCTTTAATATGGCTCGGCGGAAAACAGCCGCCAGAATGGATATGAACAGCAGGATGCCGGACACCTCGGATAGCCACAGCATCACCCGGGAGAATTGAGTGTCCCTGACGGCCTCTCCGATACCGAGACCATCTCCGATAAACAGGTGAAATATAAAGATAACGGCGAGGACAAGGGTCCCCCAGAATATGAAGAAGTGGCCGACCCCCGCAAGGTCATTGCGAGAGGTGTTTTTGAGACAAGACCATTGTGCCGCCACATACAGTATCAATCCTTTGAACCTGGTCAGCAGTTGGGTTGTCGGCGGTCCGCCCCTGCCCTTTTTCAGCAAGCGGAAGAAAGAGGCATATCTCCATCCGGCCATGCCCAGGGCGATCAGGAATAACAACCAGAAGACAAGCCGTTCCGTCAGGTCCATTTCGATCATATATTCATCCTTCGTTTGTCGGTAAAGCGTTTACCTCTTTGCTTGATGCTGCCTCGTCCCGACTATGGACATGCCGGGAACTATAGAGAATGCCTACGCAAGGGCATCCTTGATCTCGCTCAGAATCTTTTTTGCCGCCTCGCCTGCACCCCCGTGGTATATCTCCTTTTTCCTGCCCAGATCTCCGCGCATCATCTTGAGCCTTTGCTGCATGGACATGGCCGATACGTCCAGTCCTACCTTGACCCTTGGGCGGGAAGGAGCGAGACGTAACGTCTTCAGCAGCGGAACTGCAGAACGCTGGTCGACCTCTGCCTCTATGTATTCCACGTCTTTCCCAAGGCCTATTCTGTATGATTTGCTGAAAGGAGCCACATACCTTGGTTCGTTTATACCGTCCTCCAGCCCCAGGACGGCCGGGAGACTAATCCGGTAAGTAACCCGTCTGCCCATCTGGATCTTCTTGTGGACGGTCAGTTTGTTCCCTTGTTCAAGTTTGAGTCCGATTACGCCCGTGATGCACGGGATACCGAGGATGCCGGCCAGGGCAAACCCTATGAGCTCACTTGCGTAATCACTGCTTCGGGTGCCACATAGCACCAGGTCAAATCCGATCTTTTCTATGACTTGTCCCATCGCCTCCGCGACGGTCCACGCATCGACTTCCCCGAATTGCTCCTGCCATACCCGGATGGCACGATCGGCCCCCTGAAGCAGGAATTGCCGGAGCACCTCAATGCCGTTGTCGGGAGAGACGCTCAGGGCAGTGACGTTACAGGTTCCATTCTCTTTGAGCCTGAGGGCTTCCTCAAGGACTTGCCATGCTATCGGGTCGGAATCCAGATAGATATTGCACAATCTATCGTTCGCCAGGTCGTATTCTACCAATTCTGAATCAATGACAGGCGCGAGGCAGGCTATTACTCTCATGCTTTATCCTTCTCTTTTTCGATAAGATCGATTAATTGCGGAATAACC
Coding sequences within it:
- a CDS encoding TRAP transporter large permease yields the protein KDLYDTGYKWFGRLPGGLAISTVFACAGFAACTGSSVGMVAAMSKIALPEMDRYGYRRDLSLGSIAGAGTLGILIPPSIIAVIYAIITEVSVGKVLIAGFIPGILNALGFVIMILLRTSINPSLGPRAHGITWKDSFRSLKGIWGTVVLFGTFMGVIYTGITTPTEAGAIGCLCAMFLALVTGNFNWPNIKSALFDTIKTGTMILTIAIGAQIFTLFLTRAGFADRFVGLALNLDVSATTMVILFLLMYIPLGMFFEPMSMLLLTLPITYPVLEKMGVDGVWYGILVIIMVELSLITPPVGLNVYVLKAAVPEIDLMLIFRSVFWFAIVELLLIALLIAFPDLVLFVPRLMAR
- a CDS encoding molybdopterin-dependent oxidoreductase; this translates as MVQTSKADVVKKTMCGMCSKSCGIDVYLRNGKIVDVRGMKEHLTTHGVVCAKARFAGELEVSKDRLTTPLLRQGNTWKKISWAEALDTAAKKLSDIKSNWGPEALAVYLGNSVGLRDAKRFAMRFCDVYGTPNYSSVDSLCHWSRAMATDYTVGGYPVPDEANSKCIMVWGTNPFDSSVPEYNDIITAMKKGTKLIVVDPRCIPLARKADVYVPIRPQTDCALALGMIGIIIDENLYDKEFVDQWTIGFEQLKERVKDYPPEKVAQICGVSVDVIYNAARTYAQNRPACIPQHIAIDHGINGFQTIRAIYTLASITGNIDVTGGDKLPPLYKTNNTRAIQEMSPKTIGIEKYPAFVKFTNQAQGMEFANTLLSGKPYPIKAMILNGSNPLLTWPETAKTEEALQKLDFLVVVDLFMTKAAKMADLVFPASTFMERTELCDYGYVQGIPILAMRNKIFEPLPDTYPDWKFWLELAKAMGYKEHFPWEDNEEMIDFVLQPSGITVAQLKENPAGIFYAQNTTQRYLDQGFNTPSGKVELYSERLAQYGYDPLPDHKEPLESPLSNPELSKAYPLCLLTGVRIVYYWQSSFRSLPGPAKLYPEPLVEMNDGTAQRLGIKEGDEVNVETLRGSIMIKATINKHIRPDVVSIPLGWEKSNVNTLTSYEGRDPITGYPAFKSLLCRISKVKAEG
- a CDS encoding PAS domain-containing protein, yielding MVYEGSDTFDVNAMTKDFLDQLPVALTVFDADDRIVYYNAYAGELLNRKPEYIGRDVHLCHTTPDSKARLAEILDDIKSGRSKQIRYEANPYGTPLIVTVAPLTIDGRFAGYVQAVVKKP
- a CDS encoding heterodisulfide reductase-related iron-sulfur binding cluster, coding for MIEMDLTERLVFWLLFLIALGMAGWRYASFFRLLKKGRGGPPTTQLLTRFKGLILYVAAQWSCLKNTSRNDLAGVGHFFIFWGTLVLAVIFIFHLFIGDGLGIGEAVRDTQFSRVMLWLSEVSGILLFISILAAVFRRAILKPKRLGPNFDTGVFLAVACGIFLLLICYFSGEALRIKLGIADFRTPLTGFLADVFSEFSLSAQTLSMLLRIVWWVQYLILLAFIVYAPHSHHKHPFFSPINIFFKSFSPTGRIEPVDFSREERFGTAKTEDFTWSQLMYGFACAHCGRCQDSCPAYLSGKSLSPKQIILDTNTKLLRFPSGEQPLLPDMETLLSCTTCGACVDVCPVFNRPLDCVTAMRRNLVYEGIFDNGHRSVLRRVAQDFNPWGAKWTFRGKNIDAEQAREGEKYDCIYWLGCAAAFDDRARQIANATIAVLKASGLRYAILGTKEKCCGDFPRRIGDEGLFQHLAFENIEILSKFTFDFILTHCPHCLNTLSNEYRDFGSAFRVRHHSELISELLEQGRVRLQEPRPLEDIIYHDPCYLGRYQGIYEQPRKVLTEVFGRPLEFPRHHVKTFCCGAGGGHMWKEQESGSRISVMRLQEALALDPKIVATSCPFCLLMFEEALQIEGKGHLIKVRDIAEVVQQFLH